A window of the Thalassoglobus sp. JC818 genome harbors these coding sequences:
- a CDS encoding mechanosensitive ion channel domain-containing protein, whose translation MQLLRIAKWCCAFTFWWTISFSTVLAQPNDTPVPPSGVQDPSGMSVSREMIDALRSRIEGSADLTEEQKKSALENLDKATLSLAAAKDFAAREKLAKDSLESIPERRANLQAELERAQKLSPETPSDTLELPELEQALAVKNSELVQVQSRIDKLKAAIDDRTQRQRTIKDRLVAIPTERTELQTELSRFAEVDQSNLTEMSKYLALLAARQKLDAEPTALQEELALSNAEEANNLLRLEQQKELLRVEILKAEVTKFSQQVNRARRSNARNRLNLAKEQANAAKEADEPWSIALADVYFRTAAIIETELEVQTSQQEVERELTEVDQQISSLKEEFEQLQSREDRTGTSQSFGIRLRQQRSLLPSPSVLRSEALLRNEDYEEAYLDFFDYREERNKLDEVEDEINAILGKVPANDNLDTDEREAIAKEIRTAFLDQRDALNAVIVAFDKKIDSLESYDAAQNSFANLSEQFAEYIDERVLWIRSHDPITLRGLTSDVASLHVLADRGNWLAFFDQIRGDFQKNPTLYFVALLLWVVLLFTRRRQTERILQTGKKAASRLNLSMKPTIQSLLMTLSKSAVVGAPFLFLGWRLSNAFVIDSNPQALHQFATLGKNLIIVGSIVTFLEFVRNVSRPSGLGISHFGWSKDACKVLNWQTNELIFFVVPLTVVIAILDAWKTVGDTETIVRLITIGAYLILAAKLYRLTNPHNGIATMWSQPSSDGWLDRFLRIFHVLAIAFPIGMSLLTAMGFYYATHRITMDLLETIAVFFFVVFSRAIMFRWLALRQRRLALEESRLRRAAKTKLEEAGASVAPETEEQKSNLAEVSSQTRRLLNTTLTIMSIFIIWNIWSDVLPALQYFDQWTLPGTELGLPSLVSALFIAALAATAAKNVPGLLEITLLEWLPLEKSSRYAIGAITQYLIAIFGVLLVSAQLDIGWEKVQWLAAALTFGLGFGLQEIFANFVSGLIILFEQPVRLGDIVTIDQISGSVTKIRIRATTITDWDRKEYIVPNREFITGKLLNWTLTDSTNRIVIEVGVAYGSDPELVQRIILKCAENHPRLLREPPPVCVMDRFADSSLNFTLRGFLPNLEFRLLTIHELHVAINNEFAKEGIEIPFPQRDLHVRSTVNLPIENRLPQAIEVPASVPRSGVEVVDDPESNGEAS comes from the coding sequence CGCGCGCAGAAGTTGTCTCCCGAGACGCCCAGCGACACTCTGGAGCTTCCCGAGTTGGAACAGGCCCTTGCGGTCAAGAACAGCGAACTGGTTCAGGTTCAGTCACGCATCGACAAGTTAAAAGCGGCGATCGATGACCGGACTCAGCGACAGCGAACCATCAAAGATCGACTCGTCGCCATCCCGACGGAGCGAACCGAACTCCAGACCGAACTGAGCCGTTTTGCAGAGGTGGATCAGTCCAATCTCACCGAGATGTCCAAGTATCTCGCGCTCCTTGCAGCTCGGCAGAAACTGGACGCTGAACCGACTGCCCTGCAGGAAGAGTTGGCGTTAAGCAATGCAGAAGAAGCGAACAACCTGCTTCGGCTCGAACAGCAGAAAGAGTTGTTGCGCGTCGAAATTCTGAAAGCGGAAGTGACCAAGTTTTCCCAGCAGGTCAATCGAGCACGGCGTTCCAATGCGCGGAACCGGCTCAATCTCGCCAAGGAACAGGCGAACGCAGCGAAAGAAGCCGACGAACCGTGGAGTATCGCCCTGGCTGACGTCTATTTCCGTACGGCAGCGATCATTGAGACCGAACTGGAAGTTCAGACCAGCCAGCAGGAAGTTGAACGCGAATTGACCGAAGTCGATCAACAAATTTCTTCGCTGAAAGAGGAATTTGAGCAGCTTCAAAGTCGTGAAGACCGAACCGGAACAAGCCAAAGCTTTGGAATTCGACTTCGCCAGCAGCGCTCGTTGCTCCCTTCTCCGAGTGTTCTTCGTAGTGAAGCACTCCTGCGCAATGAAGACTACGAAGAAGCGTATCTCGACTTCTTCGACTACCGCGAAGAACGGAATAAGCTGGACGAAGTTGAAGACGAGATCAACGCGATTCTGGGAAAAGTGCCAGCCAACGACAATCTCGACACAGATGAGCGAGAGGCAATTGCGAAAGAGATTCGCACCGCATTTCTCGACCAACGTGATGCCCTCAACGCGGTGATTGTCGCATTCGATAAGAAAATCGACAGTCTCGAAAGCTACGATGCAGCCCAGAACTCGTTCGCGAATCTGAGTGAACAGTTTGCGGAATATATCGACGAGCGTGTCTTGTGGATTCGCAGCCACGATCCAATCACTCTCAGAGGTCTGACATCAGATGTCGCGAGTCTGCATGTGTTGGCCGATCGAGGAAACTGGTTGGCCTTCTTCGATCAGATTCGAGGTGATTTTCAGAAGAACCCCACGCTCTACTTCGTCGCACTCTTGCTGTGGGTAGTTCTACTTTTCACACGACGCCGACAAACTGAACGCATTCTGCAAACTGGAAAGAAAGCAGCGAGTCGACTCAATCTGTCGATGAAGCCGACCATTCAATCGTTGCTGATGACACTCAGTAAGTCTGCGGTAGTGGGGGCTCCGTTTCTGTTTCTGGGCTGGCGGCTTTCGAATGCTTTCGTCATCGATTCCAACCCGCAGGCGCTGCATCAATTTGCGACGCTCGGAAAAAACCTCATTATCGTTGGCAGTATCGTCACGTTTTTAGAGTTTGTTCGAAACGTCAGTCGGCCATCCGGGCTGGGCATCTCTCACTTCGGCTGGTCCAAAGATGCCTGCAAAGTCTTGAACTGGCAGACGAACGAGCTGATCTTCTTCGTCGTTCCGTTGACTGTGGTCATCGCGATCCTTGATGCCTGGAAAACCGTGGGTGATACGGAAACAATTGTTCGGTTGATCACGATCGGCGCGTATTTAATCTTGGCGGCGAAGCTGTATCGATTGACGAATCCGCACAACGGAATCGCCACGATGTGGTCGCAGCCATCTTCAGATGGATGGTTGGATCGGTTCCTGCGGATCTTTCACGTTCTCGCTATCGCGTTTCCGATCGGTATGTCGTTGTTGACTGCGATGGGGTTTTATTACGCGACGCACCGCATCACGATGGATCTTCTGGAGACGATCGCGGTCTTCTTCTTTGTCGTGTTCTCACGGGCAATCATGTTCCGGTGGTTGGCTCTCCGGCAGCGTCGTCTGGCTCTGGAAGAATCTCGGTTACGTCGAGCTGCAAAAACGAAATTGGAAGAGGCTGGAGCTTCGGTCGCTCCAGAGACGGAGGAGCAGAAATCGAATCTTGCGGAAGTCAGCTCGCAGACTCGCAGACTGTTGAACACGACGTTGACGATCATGTCGATCTTCATCATCTGGAACATTTGGAGCGATGTCTTACCAGCGCTTCAGTACTTCGATCAGTGGACTCTCCCGGGGACCGAACTCGGGCTGCCGAGTCTTGTGTCTGCGCTATTCATTGCTGCATTGGCAGCGACTGCGGCGAAGAACGTTCCCGGTTTGCTGGAGATCACTCTGCTCGAATGGTTACCGCTCGAGAAGTCGAGTCGCTATGCGATCGGGGCCATTACGCAGTACTTGATTGCCATTTTCGGGGTCCTTCTCGTCAGTGCTCAACTTGATATCGGTTGGGAAAAAGTCCAATGGCTGGCGGCAGCTTTGACGTTCGGTCTCGGCTTCGGTTTGCAGGAAATTTTTGCCAATTTCGTTTCAGGTTTGATCATTCTGTTCGAACAACCGGTTCGACTGGGTGACATCGTAACCATCGATCAAATTTCCGGATCGGTGACCAAGATTCGAATTCGTGCGACGACGATCACTGACTGGGATCGGAAGGAATACATCGTCCCGAACCGCGAGTTTATCACCGGGAAATTGTTGAACTGGACGTTGACCGACTCGACTAATCGAATCGTGATTGAAGTCGGGGTTGCGTACGGCTCCGATCCCGAACTCGTCCAACGGATTATTCTGAAGTGTGCCGAGAACCATCCGCGACTTCTTCGAGAACCGCCGCCCGTGTGCGTGATGGACCGCTTCGCTGACAGTTCGTTGAACTTCACGTTGAGAGGTTTTCTGCCGAATCTTGAGTTTCGTCTGCTGACGATTCATGAGTTGCATGTAGCAATCAATAATGAGTTCGCCAAGGAAGGAATCGAGATTCCGTTCCCACAACGCGATCTGCACGTTCGGTCTACGGTCAATCTTCCGATCGAAAATCGATTGCCTCAGGCGATTGAAGTTCCAGCATCAGTTCCAAGATCGGGTGTCGAGGTGGTGGACGATCCGGAATCGAACGGGGAAGCATCATGA
- a CDS encoding formylglycine-generating enzyme family protein, whose protein sequence is MKNALIANSRGEDAMALATRRWAVVCLLIALITTSRGQAWGEERTSKQRALFETFLSEFVSVRPGEEGFPDSLKVESLAQDDSKDPQTIVIPFTNPFQISKYEVYQDLYEAVMGENPSRWKGPRNSAERISHEDAVEFCTRLTSILREENLIGETQVVRLPTETEWLYCAKGGTNTAYSFGDNPRLDGDQGTQASRLDDYAWHTGNAAGNDPAVGVLKPNLFGLYDIHGYLWEYCLDDWTPDFPGGRTTQDGLFRSSTSTEVTIRGGSWKDPYSLLRLKTRKPFPKAGGDDAVGFRCVLVEARAR, encoded by the coding sequence ATGAAAAATGCACTGATTGCGAATTCTCGTGGGGAGGATGCGATGGCCTTGGCCACGAGGCGATGGGCTGTGGTGTGCTTGCTGATCGCTCTTATCACAACAAGTCGCGGTCAAGCTTGGGGAGAAGAACGTACGTCAAAGCAGCGAGCTTTGTTCGAAACATTTCTCTCCGAGTTCGTCTCTGTTCGTCCCGGTGAGGAAGGATTCCCCGACTCATTGAAAGTGGAGAGTCTTGCTCAAGATGATTCGAAAGATCCTCAGACAATTGTGATCCCGTTTACGAATCCGTTTCAGATTTCCAAATATGAGGTTTACCAGGATCTCTACGAAGCTGTGATGGGAGAGAATCCAAGTCGCTGGAAGGGACCAAGAAACTCTGCGGAACGAATATCACACGAGGATGCTGTCGAGTTCTGCACGCGATTGACGAGTATTCTCCGCGAGGAAAATCTGATCGGGGAGACACAGGTCGTCCGCCTGCCGACTGAAACGGAATGGCTCTATTGTGCCAAGGGAGGCACAAATACGGCTTACAGCTTTGGTGACAATCCGCGATTGGATGGGGATCAGGGAACCCAAGCGAGCAGGCTCGATGACTATGCGTGGCACACCGGAAACGCGGCGGGAAATGACCCTGCTGTGGGTGTGCTGAAACCGAATCTTTTCGGGCTTTATGACATCCATGGATATCTGTGGGAATATTGTCTCGACGATTGGACGCCCGACTTTCCCGGAGGTCGAACGACCCAGGATGGCCTCTTTCGTTCCAGCACTTCGACGGAAGTCACGATTCGGGGTGGCTCCTGGAAAGATCCCTATTCGCTGCTGAGGCTGAAGACGAGGAAGCCGTTTCCTAAAGCTGGGGGCGATGATGCTGTCGGATTCCGCTGCGTTCTGGTCGAGGCACGTGCGAGATGA
- a CDS encoding RNA polymerase sigma factor: MHSNESKQLDSALLTSWYTEFSPRIRVFLVGLLRDSAVAEEALQMTFEKALTEGGVVQAGAEKAWLFQVAFNEAMQLRRRRETQKRAYSAVGKTLSARDEGQPFDQILTDERVSSVKAAIETLPEKYQNIVERRIYREQTFQQIADECELPLGTVLSQMQTALKLLHERLKEYESLDASRHS, encoded by the coding sequence GTGCATTCCAATGAGTCAAAACAACTTGATTCGGCGTTGTTGACGTCTTGGTACACGGAGTTTTCGCCCCGGATTCGCGTGTTTCTGGTGGGGTTGCTTCGTGACTCTGCGGTTGCAGAGGAAGCACTTCAGATGACATTTGAGAAAGCCTTGACCGAAGGGGGAGTCGTCCAAGCGGGGGCGGAGAAAGCGTGGTTGTTCCAAGTCGCTTTTAACGAAGCGATGCAACTCCGTCGACGGCGGGAGACCCAGAAGCGAGCCTATTCCGCGGTCGGTAAGACGCTGTCAGCGCGGGACGAGGGTCAACCCTTCGATCAAATTCTCACCGATGAGCGAGTCAGTAGTGTGAAGGCAGCGATTGAGACTCTGCCAGAGAAATATCAGAACATTGTGGAACGCCGAATTTATCGAGAGCAGACCTTTCAGCAGATCGCGGATGAGTGCGAATTGCCGCTGGGAACAGTCCTCTCTCAAATGCAGACAGCCCTAAAACTGCTGCACGAACGATTGAAAGAATACGAGAGTCTCGACGCATCGAGACATAGTTGA